A single window of Leptospiraceae bacterium DNA harbors:
- the acs gene encoding acetate--CoA ligase, protein MAKERFIQPPKEFIKSANLNLKEYQKLYNESIKSPQTFWKKQAERLTWFNPPKKILSENFAEGKVKWFEGGKLNVSYNCLDRHLDSSLKNKAAIIWESDSGEESKTLTYQELHRDVCKFANVLKSQGVKKGDRVLIYLPMVPELAVSALACTRIGAIHSIVFGGFSPESLIGRIEDCKPSLIVTSDGGYRGGKFIDIKKNIDQALDKSHTKVKNVIVVKRTGMEGDLNWQEGRDHWWHYLMRNSSSVCEPYKADAEDPLFILYTSGSTGKPKGVLHTTAGYLLGANLTFHYVFDHKPEDTFWCTADIGWITGHSYILYGPLSNGATSIMFEGVPTFPNPGRFWEVIDKYSVNVFYTAPTAIRALAKEGTSHIEKHSLKSLRLLGTVGEPINPEAWEWYSKNIGKGKCPIVDTYWQTETGSILITPLPGAIATKPGSATLPFFGVKPILVDNEGKKITDKGEVSGNLCIESPWPSMMRGVYGDPKRFKATYFSQFKGLYFTGDGARRDKDGYYWITGRVDDVLNVSGHRIGTAEIESALVAHKSVAEAAVVGYPHDIKGQGIYVYVTVKNGITTNDELKKELLATVEKMISKIARPDIIHWAPSLPKTRSGKIMRRILRKIAANEFDGLGDISTLADPSVVATIIEDKKKYHS, encoded by the coding sequence ATGGCAAAAGAAAGATTTATACAACCACCGAAAGAATTTATAAAATCAGCAAACCTAAACCTAAAAGAATACCAGAAATTATACAACGAGTCCATTAAATCACCGCAGACATTTTGGAAGAAACAGGCAGAGCGTCTAACATGGTTTAACCCACCGAAGAAAATTCTATCAGAGAATTTTGCCGAAGGAAAAGTAAAATGGTTTGAAGGCGGCAAATTAAACGTATCCTACAATTGCCTTGACAGACATCTTGACTCCTCTCTAAAAAACAAAGCCGCGATTATTTGGGAAAGTGATAGTGGTGAGGAATCTAAAACTCTAACCTATCAGGAACTACATCGCGACGTTTGTAAATTCGCAAACGTTCTAAAGTCGCAAGGCGTTAAGAAGGGAGATCGTGTTCTCATTTACCTTCCGATGGTTCCTGAGCTTGCTGTATCTGCCCTTGCTTGCACGCGAATAGGTGCCATTCATTCTATTGTCTTTGGAGGTTTTTCTCCGGAGTCACTGATTGGAAGAATTGAAGATTGTAAACCAAGTTTAATTGTAACATCAGATGGTGGTTATCGCGGCGGTAAATTCATTGACATTAAGAAGAACATTGACCAGGCACTAGATAAGTCACATACGAAAGTCAAGAACGTAATCGTTGTTAAGCGCACTGGAATGGAAGGAGATTTGAATTGGCAAGAAGGTAGAGATCATTGGTGGCATTACCTAATGAGAAATTCTTCTAGTGTTTGTGAGCCATACAAAGCAGATGCAGAAGATCCGCTCTTTATTCTTTATACATCTGGCTCTACAGGTAAACCAAAAGGCGTGTTGCATACTACTGCCGGTTATCTGCTAGGAGCAAATTTAACTTTTCATTATGTGTTCGATCACAAACCAGAAGATACATTCTGGTGCACGGCAGACATTGGGTGGATAACAGGACATAGCTACATCTTATACGGACCTCTTTCTAATGGAGCAACATCTATCATGTTCGAAGGAGTTCCTACCTTTCCAAATCCCGGTCGATTTTGGGAAGTGATAGACAAATACAGCGTAAATGTATTTTATACAGCACCTACCGCCATACGCGCGTTAGCCAAAGAAGGAACTTCTCATATAGAAAAACATTCACTCAAATCACTTCGGCTTTTGGGAACAGTAGGTGAGCCAATCAATCCAGAAGCATGGGAGTGGTATAGTAAGAATATTGGTAAAGGCAAATGTCCAATAGTCGATACCTATTGGCAAACAGAAACAGGCTCAATTTTAATTACTCCACTCCCCGGAGCAATTGCGACTAAGCCTGGTTCTGCAACACTTCCTTTCTTTGGAGTCAAGCCTATTCTAGTTGACAATGAAGGAAAGAAGATCACCGACAAAGGAGAGGTTAGTGGAAATCTATGCATTGAATCTCCCTGGCCTTCTATGATGCGCGGAGTATACGGAGATCCTAAGCGATTTAAGGCAACTTACTTTTCTCAGTTCAAAGGATTGTATTTTACTGGAGATGGGGCTCGTCGTGATAAGGACGGATACTATTGGATAACCGGTCGTGTGGATGATGTATTAAATGTTTCCGGGCATAGAATTGGAACGGCTGAAATAGAGAGCGCACTTGTTGCTCATAAATCGGTAGCAGAAGCGGCAGTTGTTGGTTATCCGCATGACATCAAAGGTCAGGGTATTTATGTTTATGTGACTGTTAAAAATGGAATCACTACAAATGATGAATTGAAAAAAGAGTTACTTGCTACTGTAGAGAAGATGATTAGTAAGATTGCTCGTCCCGATATAATTCATTGGGCTCCTAGTCTTCCTAAAACACGTTCAGGAAAAATCATGCGTCGAATCTTACGTAAGATTGCTGCAAATGAATTTGATGGTCTTGGCGACATATCCACATTAGCCGATCCTTCCGTAGTTGCTACAATCATCGAAGATAAGAAGAAGTATCATAGTTGA
- the lepB gene encoding signal peptidase I → MTQKSKETEKQSSNQSQSFLASLGSLAFIIILVFAFKSSILDANNIPSGSMIPTLKIGDFLFVNKMRYSLRMPFTEKELYRFDDPKRGDIVTFAPPNRDKIRALLIALGLSPELSAYIPPAIEENYIETNAPQRYFGLGNMFSKRFVKRVIGLPGDTIRLSQTQMKANRGDLVSYTFIEYKEKGANSFTSYNPQIHPAEKELSDLDNVNAIGKSLFVENKRDFKHFIIEGSHVGSYTFFEHCSRNGGVCKIPEGYYMVMGDNRDDSSDSRFWGLVKREDILGKALIIYFSINWKDYTCMYKSSVENIETDPYHEEKYENEELFKHCHISEIDRSMMNESLLGWLDRTLRYRIWRMDIRWKRIGRILE, encoded by the coding sequence ATGACTCAAAAGAGTAAAGAAACCGAAAAGCAGTCCTCCAATCAGTCCCAATCCTTTTTAGCATCCCTAGGTTCCCTTGCGTTTATTATCATTTTAGTATTTGCTTTTAAATCATCTATCTTGGACGCAAACAATATTCCTTCTGGCTCGATGATTCCAACTTTAAAGATTGGAGACTTCCTTTTCGTAAACAAAATGCGTTATTCTCTAAGGATGCCATTTACCGAAAAAGAACTTTATCGCTTTGATGATCCCAAACGTGGTGATATCGTCACCTTTGCTCCACCGAATCGAGATAAAATTCGCGCCCTATTGATAGCACTCGGATTGAGTCCAGAATTATCTGCCTACATTCCTCCAGCAATCGAGGAAAACTACATCGAGACAAACGCTCCACAAAGATACTTTGGGCTTGGAAATATGTTCTCGAAAAGATTTGTAAAACGAGTTATTGGTCTACCCGGAGATACAATTCGCCTAAGCCAAACACAAATGAAAGCAAATCGCGGCGACCTAGTCAGTTATACATTCATAGAATACAAAGAAAAAGGCGCTAATAGTTTTACAAGCTACAATCCTCAAATTCATCCAGCCGAAAAAGAACTTTCTGATTTAGACAATGTCAATGCTATCGGCAAATCCTTGTTTGTCGAAAACAAGAGAGATTTCAAGCATTTCATAATAGAAGGCTCACATGTAGGAAGCTATACTTTTTTTGAGCACTGTTCTCGAAATGGCGGAGTCTGCAAAATTCCAGAAGGCTATTACATGGTTATGGGGGACAATCGAGATGATTCAAGTGACTCTCGTTTCTGGGGACTTGTGAAGCGTGAGGATATTCTTGGTAAGGCGCTTATTATTTATTTTTCAATCAACTGGAAAGACTACACCTGCATGTATAAGAGTAGCGTAGAAAATATTGAAACTGATCCATATCACGAAGAGAAATACGAGAACGAAGAATTATTTAAACACTGTCATATTTCAGAAATCGATCGCTCCATGATGAATGAATCTTTGCTCGGATGGCTCGACAGAACTTTGCGTTATCGTATCTGGCGCATGGATATTCGTTGGAAGCGCATTGGGCGCATTTTAGAGTGA
- a CDS encoding AtpZ/AtpI family protein, which produces MARQNFALSYLAHGYSLEAHWAHFRVNLWELSSLGIEFAFIFVGSVLLGNYLDEKLNTSPWGLLLFAVLGFSFAIYYIVYRANKVNSDDK; this is translated from the coding sequence ATGGCTCGACAGAACTTTGCGTTATCGTATCTGGCGCATGGATATTCGTTGGAAGCGCATTGGGCGCATTTTAGAGTGAACCTCTGGGAACTGTCTAGCCTCGGCATCGAGTTTGCATTCATCTTCGTAGGCTCTGTTCTACTTGGAAATTATCTAGATGAAAAATTGAATACTTCTCCCTGGGGATTATTGCTATTTGCCGTTCTTGGATTTTCTTTTGCCATCTACTATATCGTCTATCGTGCCAATAAAGTAAACTCAGACGACAAATAA
- a CDS encoding diguanylate cyclase yields MNFLKRHSRKPFLSKISSYIENSVSQLLLAILVGINLFATNISASETALDVGKLNSDSIPLTPYISILEDPSHNLSITDIQKAEYSFQFKNTFSSSNALNLGYSRSAYWLRFELTNPSEKSLERILEISYSRIAHIHFYQPLTNGIYNSILTGNAAPFPSRPHPNRFFVFPIAVPAHSVQIYFIRIESPTDLLIPAKLWDPHAYEIYERNDYLTQAWYFGMASAMVFFNLLIFLTLWDLVYLLYISFVTSAAITLAAQNGLAKEFLWQNSMFWSEIDSMVGYCISLLTLLLFMRQMLNTWKIIPKIDLAIKTQIGLLLISPIGLITSFQTFIKPVILLCLITIIMVISTSALCSIKRQRSAYFFVVAFLMLCVGGIMMIMRSFGLIASNVISTNGLQFGSALEMLLLGLALADRFNNIRKEKEKAQKEALEAQNLLLENLKSQERLLKERVEERTIALSKSNSALVAANVELEEKRLQLEQLAVTDRLTGLYNRFMLDHVLETELYRSQYHSSQFTLVLLDIDHFKLVNDNYGHPVGDQVLVEFARLLTNNVRHIDITGRWGGEEFLIICRNTEMVTARTLVETLRDRISQHTFPVIGSKTSSFGITEYKKGDSIMQMMSRVDKALYRAKRAGRNRIECEI; encoded by the coding sequence ATGAATTTTTTAAAAAGACATTCGAGAAAACCTTTTTTAAGTAAGATTAGTTCTTATATAGAAAACTCTGTTTCTCAATTATTACTGGCAATTTTAGTTGGAATAAATTTATTTGCGACGAATATTTCTGCTAGCGAAACAGCACTCGATGTGGGAAAATTAAACAGTGACTCGATACCATTGACTCCATACATTTCCATTTTAGAAGATCCCAGCCACAATTTATCTATTACTGATATTCAAAAAGCGGAATATAGTTTTCAATTCAAAAACACCTTTTCCTCGTCGAATGCACTTAATTTAGGTTATTCGCGCTCTGCGTATTGGCTTCGTTTTGAATTAACAAATCCAAGTGAAAAATCTTTGGAGAGGATACTTGAAATTAGCTACTCTCGCATTGCCCACATTCATTTCTACCAGCCATTAACCAATGGAATTTATAATTCAATCCTAACTGGTAATGCCGCTCCTTTTCCTTCTCGTCCACATCCAAATCGATTCTTTGTATTTCCAATTGCAGTGCCTGCTCATTCAGTGCAGATTTATTTTATTAGAATTGAATCTCCTACAGACCTACTCATTCCCGCAAAACTTTGGGATCCGCACGCATATGAGATTTACGAGAGAAATGATTATTTGACTCAAGCTTGGTATTTTGGAATGGCATCTGCAATGGTATTTTTTAACTTACTAATTTTTCTTACCTTATGGGATCTCGTTTACTTATTATATATCTCATTTGTAACAAGTGCTGCCATTACTCTAGCCGCGCAAAATGGATTAGCAAAAGAATTTCTCTGGCAAAACTCAATGTTCTGGTCAGAAATAGATTCAATGGTAGGTTACTGTATTTCTTTACTCACTCTATTGCTATTTATGCGGCAAATGCTAAATACCTGGAAAATTATTCCCAAAATCGACTTAGCTATTAAAACACAAATAGGGTTACTTCTGATTAGTCCCATTGGCTTAATTACTTCATTTCAGACATTTATTAAACCGGTTATACTACTTTGCCTTATCACAATTATAATGGTAATAAGCACAAGCGCTCTCTGTTCCATAAAACGACAACGGAGTGCCTATTTCTTTGTTGTTGCATTTTTAATGCTGTGCGTAGGTGGCATAATGATGATTATGCGCAGCTTTGGACTCATTGCAAGTAATGTAATTTCAACCAATGGATTGCAATTTGGTTCTGCATTAGAAATGCTTTTATTAGGTCTAGCTTTAGCAGATCGTTTTAATAACATCCGCAAAGAAAAAGAAAAAGCGCAAAAAGAAGCACTCGAAGCACAAAACTTATTACTCGAGAATCTGAAATCTCAGGAGAGGTTATTAAAAGAAAGAGTAGAAGAGCGCACAATAGCACTTTCAAAAAGTAACTCTGCCCTTGTAGCGGCTAACGTCGAATTAGAAGAAAAAAGATTACAGTTAGAACAGCTTGCTGTAACAGACAGGCTAACAGGACTTTACAATCGATTTATGCTTGATCATGTTTTGGAAACCGAGCTATATCGAAGCCAATACCATTCCAGTCAATTCACTTTAGTGTTACTCGATATAGACCATTTTAAATTAGTGAATGATAATTATGGTCACCCAGTGGGAGACCAAGTTCTTGTAGAGTTTGCACGTTTGCTTACAAATAATGTTCGACACATAGACATTACCGGTCGATGGGGTGGAGAGGAATTTCTTATAATTTGCCGCAACACAGAAATGGTTACAGCCAGAACGTTAGTAGAAACATTGCGCGATCGAATATCGCAACATACCTTTCCTGTCATAGGAAGTAAAACATCTAGTTTTGGAATCACTGAGTATAAAAAAGGAGACTCAATTATGCAAATGATGTCTCGCGTAGATAAAGCCCTTTATCGCGCCAAAAGAGCCGGACGAAATCGCATTGAATGCGAGATATGA
- a CDS encoding GNAT family N-acetyltransferase: protein MSKIQYNLSILEAELIHINLILPLFNKYRKFYEVENRPEDAKAFIQERIEKNQSKIFLAMQEEKAIGFTQLYPSFSSLSLKSVWILNDLYVDEDFRKQGVGKLLLDAAKDFAVKTKSKGLTLSTGIQNEAAQSLYEEYGFIRNEHFYEYFLFF, encoded by the coding sequence ATGAGTAAAATTCAATATAACCTTTCAATCCTAGAAGCAGAGCTAATACATATTAATCTCATATTACCATTATTTAACAAATACAGAAAGTTCTACGAAGTAGAAAATAGACCAGAAGACGCAAAAGCATTTATCCAAGAGAGAATAGAGAAAAATCAATCCAAGATTTTCTTGGCGATGCAAGAAGAAAAGGCAATCGGATTCACGCAATTATATCCTTCCTTTTCATCCCTATCTCTTAAATCAGTCTGGATATTAAATGATTTATACGTAGACGAAGACTTTCGTAAGCAAGGCGTGGGAAAATTGCTATTAGACGCAGCAAAAGATTTTGCAGTCAAGACAAAAAGCAAAGGTCTTACTCTTTCTACAGGAATACAAAACGAAGCAGCACAAAGCCTCTATGAAGAATACGGCTTCATTCGCAATGAACATTTCTATGAATACTTTTTGTTTTTCTAA